A section of the Mangifera indica cultivar Alphonso chromosome 12, CATAS_Mindica_2.1, whole genome shotgun sequence genome encodes:
- the LOC123192593 gene encoding putative UDP-rhamnose:rhamnosyltransferase 1: MADAKQLHIAMFPWLAFGHMIPYFELAKLIAQKGHKISFISTPRNIQRLPKVPPNLSSQWNFVSLTLPLHDNLPHDAEATNDLPLHKIPHLKIACDKLQHSLVEFLQKSNPDWIFHDFIASWLPPITAKLGISSAFFSIFQASSICFCGSSSSAMINGEDPRSKPEDFTVPPPWVPFKTTVAFRLHEAKKFFEHYEMNDSGVTDMVRMGSVLDGCDVIAIRSCMEIESQWINLLRELHGKPVLPVGVLPPTTYDSRDTLEDNNWLTINDWLGKHEPKTVIYVAFGSESNLSQTELTELALGLELSGLPFFWALRNRDDTVVLPDEFEERVNGRGVVWTSWAPQLRILAHESVGAFLTHCGSSSITESLYHGHPLVMLPIYGDQGLIARAFTEKKVGIEIPRNEEDGIYTRKSVAETLKLIIVEKEGKIYREKTNELKVLFADKQLHDQYIHKFVEFLQNYKQVSNH; encoded by the coding sequence ATGGCGGATGCTAAACAGCTTCACATAGCTATGTTTCCATGGCTAGCCTTTGGCCACATGATTCCATACTTTGAACTAGCCAAACTGATTGCTCAAAAGGGCCACAAAATCTCATTCATTTCAACTCCCAGAAACATCCAACGCCTTCCTAAAGTCCCTCCAAATTTATCCTCCCAGTGGAATTTTGTGAGCCTCACTTTGCCCCTTCACGATAATCTTCCACATGATGCAGAGGCCACCAATGATTTGCCCCTTCACAAAATCCCACATCTTAAAATTGCTTGTGATAAACTCCAACATTCTCTAGTTGAATTTTTGCAAAAGTCCAATCCAGATTGGATTTTTCACGACTTTATTGCTTCCTGGCTGCCACCAATAACAGCCAAGCTTGGAATCTCCAGCGCCTTCTTCAGCATATTCCAGGCTTCGTCAATCTGTTTCTGTGGATCATCATCATCGGCCATGATCAATGGCGAGGATCCTCGTTCTAAGCCGGAAGATTTCACTGTTCCTCCACCATGGGTACCATTCAAAACCACCGTTGCGTTTCGACTTCATGaagcaaaaaaattttttgagcATTATGAGATGAACGATTCGGGAGTTACAGATATGGTTCGTATGGGGTCGGTGCTAGACGGTTGTGATGTGATAGCTATAAGAAGCTGCATGGAGATTGAATCGCAATGGATAAATCTCCTGAGAGAGCTTCATGGTAAACCAGTTCTACCTGTAGGGGTGTTGCCACCTACAACTTACGACAGCAGAGACACCCTTGAAGATAACAACTGGCTTACCATTAACGACTGGTTAGGGAAACACGAGCCAAAGACTGTAATTTATGTAGCATTCGGAAGcgagtcaaatttgagtcaaactgagTTGACTGAGTTGGCTCTAGGTTTAGAATTATCCGGGTTACCTTTCTTTTGGGCTTTAAGGAACCGGGATGACACAGTAGTTCTTCCAGATGAGTTTGAGGAAAGAGTGAACGGTAGAGGAGTGGTGTGGACGAGTTGGGCCCCTCAACTCAGGATATTAGCTCATGAATCGGTGGGAGCATTTTTAACTCATTGTGGATCTAGCTCAATTACAGAGTCATTATATCATGGACATCCTTTGGTTATGTTGCCCATCTACGGTGATCAGGGATTGATTGCTAGAGCTTTTACAGAAAAGAAGGTCGGCATAGAGATTCCGAGAAATGAGGAAGATGGAATATACACGAGAAAATCAGTGGCGGAAACATTAAAGTTGATTATAGttgaaaaagaagggaaaatttATAGAGAGAAAACCAATGAATTGAAGGTTTTATTTGCAGATAAACAACTCCATGATCAATACATACACAAATTTGTTGAGTTTCTGCAGAATTATAAGCAAGTTTCAAATCATTGA
- the LOC123192059 gene encoding putative UDP-rhamnose:rhamnosyltransferase 1 → MADAKQLHIAMFPWLAFGHMIPFFELAKQIAQRGHKISFISTPRNIQRLPKVPPNLSSQMNFVSLTLPHQDNLPQHAEATSDLPFHKIPYLKIACDKLQDSLAEFLQKSKPDWIIHDFIASWLPPITAKLGISSAFFSITQALSICFFGSSSSAMINGEDHRTKPEDFTVPPTWVPIKTNVAFRLHEAKKFFDHIEMNDSGVTDMVRLGLVIDGCDVIAVRSCIEIESEWINLLEELHGKPVLPIGLLPPLAYDNGGAHENNTWLTINDWLGKHEPKTVICVAFGSELNLSQTELIELALGLELSGLPFFWVLRNQDDTGVLPYGFEKRVEGRGMVWTSWAPQLRILAHESVGAFLTHCGFSSIIESLYYGHPLVMLPFSIDQGLIARVFTKKKVGIEINRNEEDGMYTRQSVSEALKLVIVEEEGRIYREKAKELRILFANEQIHHQYIHKFVEFLQNHRQVSNR, encoded by the coding sequence ATGGCGGATGCTAAACAGCTTCACATAGCCATGTTTCCATGGCTAGCCTTTGGTCATATGATTCCATTCTTTGAACTAGCTAAACAGATTGCTCAAAGGGGTCACAAGATCTCATTCATTTCAACCCCCAGAAACATCCAACGCCTTCCTAAAGTCCCTCCAAATTTATCTTCCCAGATGAATTTTGTGAGCCTTACTTTACCCCATCAGGATAATCTTCCACAACACGCTGAGGCCACCAGTGATTTGCCATTTCACAAAATCCCATATCTTAAAATTGCCTGTGATAAACTCCAAGATTCTCTGGCTGAATTTTTGCAAAAATCCAAGCCAGATTGGATTATTCACGACTTTATTGCTTCCTGGTTGCCACCAATAACAGCCAAGCTTGGCATCTCCAGCGCCTTCTTCAGCATAACCCAGGCTTTGTCAATCTGTTTCTTTGGATCATCATCATCGGCTATGATCAATGGTGAGGATCATCGTACTAAGCCAGAAGATTTCACTGTTCCTCCAACATGGGTACCAATCAAAACCAACGTAGCGTTTCGACTTCATGAAGCAAAGAAATTTTTTGATCATATTGAGATGAACGATTCGGGAGTCACAGATATGGTACGACTAGGGTTGGTGATAGACGGCTGTGATGTAATAGCTGTAAGAAGCTGCATTGAGATTGAATCGGAATGGATAAATCTCCTCGAAGAGCTTCATGGTAAACCAGTCCTACCTATAGGGTTGTTGCCGCCTTTGGCTTACGACAACGGAGGCGCCCATGAAAATAACACCTGGCTTACCATTAACGATTGGTTGGGGAAACACGAGCCAAAGACTGTGATTTGCGTAGCATTTGGAAGCGagttaaacttgagtcaaactGAGTTGATTGAGTTGGCTCTAGGTTTGGAATTATCCGGGTTACCTTTCTTTTGGGTTCTAAGGAATCAGGATGACACAGGAGTTCTTCCATATGGGTTTGAGAAAAGAGTGGAGGGTAGAGGAATGGTGTGGACGAGTTGGGCCCCTCAACTCAGGATATTAGCTCATGAATCAGTGGGAGCATTTTTAACTCACTGTGGATTTAGCTCAATTATAGAGTCATTATATTATGGACATCCCCTAGTTATGTTGCCTTTCTCCATTGACCAAGGGTTGATTGCAAGAGTTTTTACAAAGAAGAAGGTTGGGATTGAGATAAACAGAAATGAAGAAGATGGAATGTACACGAGGCAATCAGTGTCAGAGGCATTAAAGTTGGTTatagttgaagaagaaggaagaattTACAGAGAGAAAGCCAAGGAATTGAGGATTTTATTTGCAAATGAACAGATCCACCATCAATACATACACAAATTTGTTGAGTTTCTGCAGAATCATAGGCAAGTTTCAAATCGTTGA
- the LOC123192460 gene encoding putative UDP-rhamnose:rhamnosyltransferase 1, whose product MADAKQLHIAMFPWLAFGHMIPYLELAKRIAQRGHKISFISTPRNIQRLPKVPPNLSSQMNFVSLTLPHHDNLPQHAEATNDLPFHKIPYLKIACDELQDSLAEFLQKSKPDWIIYDFIAFWLPPITAKLGISSAFFSIFQAWSICFGGSSSSAMINGKDPRTKPEDFTVPPPWVPFKATVAFRLHEAKKIFDHYEMNDSGVTDMVRVGLVIDGCDVIAVRSCMEIESQWINLVRELHGKPILPVGLLPPTTYDSRDTLEDNNWLTIKDWLRKHEPKTVIYVAFGSELNLSQIELTELALGLELSGLPFFWALRNRDDTVVLPEGFEERVKGRGVVWTSWAPQLKILAHESVGAFLTHCGFSSITESLYYGHPLVMLPFSMDQGLIARVFTEKKVGIEIPRNEEDGVYTRISVAKTLKLVIVEEEGKIYREKTNELRVLFADEQLHDQYIHKFVEFLENHRQVSDH is encoded by the coding sequence ATGGCGGATGCTAAACAGCTTCACATAGCTATGTTTCCATGGCTAGCCTTTGGCCACATGATTCCATACCTTGAACTAGCCAAACGGATTGCTCAAAGGGGTCACAAGATCTCCTTCATTTCAACTCCCAGAAACATCCAACGCCTTCCTAAAGTCCCTCCAAATTTATCTTCGCAAATGAATTTTGTGAGCCTCACTTTACCCCATCACGATAATCTTCCACAACACGCAGAGGCCACCAATGATTTGCCATTTCACAAAATCCCATATCTTAAAATTGCCTGTGATGAACTCCAAGATTCTTTGGCCGAATTTTTGCAAAAATCCAAGCCAGATTGGATTATTTACGACTTTATTGCTTTCTGGTTGCCACCAATAACAGCCAAGCTTGGAATCTCCAGCGCCTTCTTCAGCATATTCCAGGCTTGGTCAATCTGTTTCGGTGGCTCATCATCATCGGCCATGATCAACGGCAAGGATCCTCGTACTAAGCCAGAAGATTTCACTGTTCCTCCACCATGGGTACCATTCAAAGCCACCGTTGCCTTTCGACTTCATGaagcaaaaaaaatttttgatcaTTATGAGATGAACGATTCGGGAGTTACAGATATGGTTCGTGTGGGGTTGGTGATAGACGGTTGTGATGTGATAGCTGTAAGAAGCTGCATGGAGATTGAATCGCAATGGATAAATCTAGTGAGAGAGCTTCATGGTAAACCAATCCTACCTGTAGGGCTGTTGCCGCCTACGACTTATGACAGTAGAGACACCCTTGAAGATAACAACTGGCTTACCATTAAAGACTGGTTAAGAAAACACGAGCCAAAGACTGTGATTTATGTAGCATTTGGAAGCGAGttaaatttgagccaaattgaGTTGACTGAGTTGGCTCTAGGTTTGGAATTATCCGGGTTACCTTTCTTTTGGGCTTTAAGGAATCGGGATGACACAGTAGTTCTTCCAGAAGGGTTTGAGGAAAGAGTGAAGGGTAGAGGAGTGGTGTGGACGAGTTGGGCCCCTCAACTCAAAATATTAGCTCATGAATCGGTGGGAGCTTTTTTGACTCACTGTGGATTTAGCTCAATCACAGAGTCATTATATTATGGACATCCCCTGGTTATGTTGCCTTTCTCCATGGACCAGGGATTGATTGCCAGAGTTTTTACAGAGAAGAAAGTTGGCATAGAGATACCGAGAAATGAGGAAGATGGAGTGTACACGAGGATATCAGTGGCGAAGACATTAAAGTTGGTTatagttgaagaagaaggaaaaatttATAGAGAGAAAACCAATGAATTGAGGGTTTTATTTGCAGATGAACAACTCCATGAtcaatatatacacaaatttgtTGAGTTTCTGGAGAATCATAGGCAAGTTTCAGATCATTGA